A genomic region of Catalinimonas niigatensis contains the following coding sequences:
- a CDS encoding heme lyase CcmF/NrfE family subunit — protein sequence MFNAFLGDAGHLFVIISFITSLVAAFAYIKAANAHDLEQKQWRNYARGAFYLHGISVLGVVGTLFYIIYANHYEYHYAWSHASRSLPVYYMISSFWEGQEGSFLLWIFWHVILGVVVINTNKKWEAPVMAVFAFVQAFLASMILGVVFGDLKIGSSPFILLRDALEAPVFAANPEFVPEDGTGLNPLLQNYWMVIHPPTLFLGFALTIIPFAYCIAGLWKKDYENWVKPALPWTIFASAVLGVGIMMGAYWAYETLNFGGYWNWDPVENAVYIPWLIMIASIHTLIIFKNNGTALKTSIVLVITSFILILYSTFLTRSGILGEASVHSFTDLGLSGQLLIYLLFFTLGAIVLAAIRWKYIPTSEKEASAYSREFWIFIGVTTLCLMSFQVLVPTSIPVWNAVVELFGGISNMAPPADQIAFYTKFQLWFGVVVALLSGTGQFFFWKKMDKEKLKSELTVPVVVALLISSLAILIAKVSDPAYILLLTAAIYSVVANAKILIRFARSKNYRLAGGSVSHIGIAMILIGILFSSGYSNVVSINNSGLLLFKDAPDDANVENTLLWINEPREMGEYELTYKGSRIEVKGMPGYVNKQALIRTNDDYVAIAREDLSKDGKVYFAKGDTVKVYAENTYHEVLYTHKESGKEFSLFPRSQVNPNMGLIASPDIRHTFGKDLYTHVSAIPNDEEEKEWSELEEMEVQIGKQFFINDYVAVLENIERVEEVEGAPIEEGDLAVKANIRVYGENEEYMLSPYYLIRDRMVGRIPFTSNELGVRLTLMNIKPEENSFAVGVETTQKDYIVMKAIEKPLINVLWMGTLLLMIGFGIATTRRYKDFVKQREQEENPSTVRRDTSTKRKKTRGAVSV from the coding sequence ATGTTCAACGCCTTTCTGGGAGATGCCGGACATCTTTTTGTCATCATTTCCTTCATTACCTCACTTGTAGCTGCTTTTGCTTATATCAAAGCAGCCAATGCCCACGATCTGGAACAGAAACAGTGGCGGAATTATGCCCGTGGTGCGTTTTATTTGCATGGTATCAGTGTATTGGGTGTCGTAGGTACACTCTTCTATATTATTTATGCGAATCATTATGAGTATCATTATGCCTGGAGTCATGCATCACGCAGCCTGCCGGTCTACTATATGATTTCCAGTTTCTGGGAAGGGCAGGAGGGGAGTTTTCTGCTGTGGATATTCTGGCATGTAATCCTGGGAGTTGTAGTGATTAATACCAACAAAAAGTGGGAAGCCCCTGTAATGGCGGTATTTGCTTTTGTACAGGCTTTTTTGGCCTCCATGATCCTGGGTGTAGTATTTGGCGATCTGAAGATCGGAAGCTCTCCTTTTATATTGTTACGTGATGCTTTGGAAGCGCCTGTTTTCGCGGCCAATCCTGAATTTGTACCGGAAGATGGTACCGGATTGAATCCTCTACTGCAAAATTACTGGATGGTAATTCACCCTCCTACTTTATTTCTGGGCTTTGCCCTCACCATCATTCCTTTTGCTTACTGTATTGCCGGTCTTTGGAAAAAAGACTACGAAAACTGGGTTAAACCAGCTTTGCCCTGGACTATTTTTGCTTCCGCAGTGCTGGGCGTAGGCATCATGATGGGTGCCTACTGGGCGTATGAGACGCTGAACTTTGGTGGGTACTGGAACTGGGACCCGGTTGAGAACGCAGTGTACATTCCCTGGTTGATTATGATTGCCAGCATCCACACGCTCATCATTTTCAAAAATAATGGTACTGCCCTTAAAACCTCTATTGTACTGGTCATCACTTCATTTATTTTGATTTTGTACAGTACCTTCCTGACCAGGAGTGGTATTCTGGGAGAAGCTTCTGTGCACAGCTTTACCGATCTAGGCTTATCAGGTCAGCTTCTCATCTATCTACTTTTCTTTACGCTGGGTGCGATTGTCCTAGCTGCCATTCGTTGGAAGTATATCCCTACTTCTGAGAAAGAAGCATCAGCCTACAGCCGGGAGTTCTGGATATTCATTGGGGTCACTACGCTTTGCCTGATGAGTTTTCAGGTACTGGTTCCTACCTCTATTCCGGTATGGAATGCCGTTGTAGAACTGTTTGGCGGTATTTCCAATATGGCGCCTCCTGCTGATCAGATTGCTTTCTATACCAAATTTCAATTATGGTTTGGTGTTGTAGTTGCCCTGCTTTCAGGTACCGGACAGTTTTTCTTCTGGAAAAAGATGGATAAAGAAAAGCTGAAGAGTGAACTTACAGTTCCTGTAGTAGTAGCTCTACTGATCAGTTCATTGGCCATACTCATTGCTAAAGTAAGTGATCCGGCATATATTCTACTCCTGACGGCTGCTATCTATTCGGTGGTGGCCAATGCTAAAATCCTGATTCGTTTTGCACGTAGCAAAAATTACCGCTTGGCCGGTGGTTCGGTATCCCACATCGGAATTGCAATGATTCTTATTGGCATCCTGTTTTCATCCGGCTATTCCAATGTGGTTTCCATCAATAATTCAGGCTTGTTACTTTTCAAGGACGCACCTGATGATGCCAACGTAGAAAATACGCTTTTGTGGATCAATGAACCCCGTGAAATGGGCGAATATGAACTTACTTACAAAGGTTCTCGCATTGAAGTAAAAGGAATGCCTGGCTATGTAAATAAGCAGGCGCTCATACGTACCAATGACGATTATGTAGCGATTGCCAGAGAAGACTTAAGCAAAGACGGAAAAGTTTATTTTGCAAAAGGAGATACTGTAAAGGTGTATGCTGAAAATACGTATCACGAAGTGCTTTATACCCACAAAGAGAGCGGAAAAGAATTTTCTCTGTTTCCACGCTCTCAGGTCAATCCTAACATGGGCCTGATTGCCTCTCCTGATATCCGACATACGTTTGGAAAAGATTTGTACACCCACGTTTCTGCTATTCCAAATGATGAAGAAGAGAAAGAATGGAGTGAACTGGAAGAAATGGAAGTGCAAATAGGAAAACAGTTTTTCATTAATGACTATGTAGCCGTACTGGAAAATATTGAGCGGGTTGAGGAAGTGGAAGGCGCTCCTATTGAAGAAGGTGACCTGGCCGTGAAAGCCAATATCAGAGTGTACGGTGAAAATGAAGAATACATGCTTTCTCCTTACTATCTTATCCGTGACCGTATGGTTGGTCGTATTCCTTTTACTTCCAACGAACTGGGAGTTAGATTGACCTTAATGAACATCAAGCCTGAAGAGAACTCATTTGCTGTCGGCGTTGAAACCACTCAAAAGGACTATATAGTGATGAAGGCGATTGAGAAGCCTCTGATCAATGTGCTTTGGATGGGTACGCTACTGCTGATGATTGGCTTTGGAATTGCAACCACTCGCCGCTATAAAGATTTTGTCAAGCAGCGGGAGCAGGAAGAGAATCCTTCTACTGTTAGAAGAGATACTTCTACCAAGCGTAAGAAAACCCGTGGAGCGGTATCGGTATAA
- a CDS encoding vanadium-dependent haloperoxidase, whose product MKKKLKHLLLAGLFLWTVSCQPKTEMNFDDGELIHSAVQKLTDIIVYDIFSPPVASRIYSYSSIAAYEALRHDHPEYQSLEGQINGLDNVPQPEEGKQYNFSLASIHAFTSVGKALIFSEEKMDAYQQNLYAKYESTLSSEVYENSLAYGKQVADHVMNWAGGDNYKQTRTFPKFTVKDEPGRWQPTPPDYMDGIEPHWASIRTLVLDSAQQFRPAPPTPFSVEEGSQFYKEMMEVYETGVNLTDEQEAIAKFWDCNPYVSHHQGHVMFATKKITPGGHWMGITAIASRTAEANLMQSVEAYLLTSVSLMDGFISCWGEKYKSNLIRPETVINQHVDPDWTPLLQTPPFPEYTSGHSVISSAAAVALTHLYGAPFHFQDTTEVAYGLPPREFDSFIGASEEAAISRLYGGIHYMPACEVGVKQGRKVGNFIVSTLTTKKDRPVAMVEEETTIRK is encoded by the coding sequence ATGAAAAAAAAACTCAAACACCTATTACTTGCGGGCCTCTTTCTTTGGACTGTCTCCTGTCAGCCTAAAACTGAAATGAATTTTGATGATGGAGAACTGATTCATAGTGCGGTGCAGAAGCTTACTGACATTATTGTATATGACATTTTCTCTCCACCGGTAGCCAGCCGTATTTATTCCTATTCCAGTATTGCTGCTTACGAAGCGTTGCGGCATGATCATCCTGAATATCAAAGCTTAGAAGGACAAATCAACGGCCTGGACAATGTGCCTCAACCTGAAGAAGGTAAACAGTATAATTTTTCACTTGCCAGCATCCATGCTTTTACTTCGGTAGGTAAAGCTCTTATCTTTTCAGAAGAAAAGATGGATGCATACCAGCAAAACTTATATGCTAAGTATGAAAGCACGCTTTCTTCTGAAGTATATGAAAACTCTTTGGCTTATGGCAAGCAGGTAGCAGATCATGTTATGAACTGGGCTGGTGGTGACAATTATAAGCAGACCCGTACTTTTCCTAAGTTTACTGTAAAAGATGAGCCAGGTCGCTGGCAGCCTACTCCTCCTGATTATATGGATGGAATTGAGCCTCACTGGGCTTCCATTCGTACACTGGTCTTAGATTCGGCTCAGCAGTTTAGGCCTGCCCCGCCCACACCATTTAGTGTAGAGGAAGGCAGTCAGTTTTATAAGGAAATGATGGAAGTCTATGAAACTGGTGTTAATCTGACTGATGAGCAGGAAGCTATTGCTAAATTTTGGGATTGTAATCCCTATGTGTCTCATCATCAGGGACATGTGATGTTTGCTACCAAAAAAATTACCCCGGGAGGACATTGGATGGGTATTACTGCCATTGCTTCCCGTACCGCTGAGGCTAATCTGATGCAGTCAGTAGAAGCTTACCTACTTACTTCTGTTTCGTTGATGGATGGCTTTATCAGTTGCTGGGGTGAAAAGTACAAAAGTAATCTGATCCGTCCTGAGACGGTGATCAATCAGCATGTGGACCCTGACTGGACCCCACTGTTACAGACTCCTCCTTTTCCGGAATATACCAGTGGGCATAGCGTCATCTCTTCAGCCGCAGCGGTCGCTTTGACCCATCTGTATGGAGCGCCCTTCCATTTTCAAGATACTACTGAAGTAGCCTATGGACTGCCACCACGCGAATTTGATTCGTTTATAGGAGCCTCAGAAGAAGCAGCCATCAGTCGTCTGTATGGAGGTATCCATTATATGCCAGCCTGTGAGGTCGGGGTAAAACAGGGAAGAAAAGTAGGAAATTTTATTGTAAGCACTCTGACTACCAAAAAAGACCGTCCGGTAGCTATGGTAGAAGAAGAAACTACGATCAGGAAATAA
- a CDS encoding gluconate 2-dehydrogenase subunit 3 family protein, producing MNRREALKQSGLIVGYTLSASTLSQLWTACKSEPQLTWTPQFFTEAQASTVSAMAECILPRTETPGAKDLGIDQYIDVFVKNIYSAEDQQAFVQGMKEFEESCRQAYGKTFANLNPEEQEAFLLDQEQEANMLNHAIWGEVIGEKKPVSFYRQFKAMLISGYFSSEEVGKNLLTYEPVPGSQQGCIPLSEVGNVYSL from the coding sequence ATGAACAGAAGAGAAGCACTAAAACAGAGCGGACTGATTGTCGGTTACACACTCTCAGCCTCTACCCTTAGCCAATTGTGGACTGCCTGTAAGTCAGAGCCTCAACTAACATGGACACCCCAGTTTTTTACGGAAGCACAGGCCAGCACCGTCTCGGCTATGGCGGAGTGTATCTTACCCAGGACAGAAACGCCGGGCGCCAAAGACCTGGGAATAGATCAATACATTGATGTATTCGTCAAAAACATTTATTCAGCTGAAGATCAGCAGGCTTTTGTGCAGGGGATGAAGGAGTTTGAAGAAAGCTGTCGGCAGGCATATGGGAAAACTTTTGCTAACCTTAACCCGGAAGAACAGGAAGCTTTTTTGCTGGATCAGGAACAGGAAGCCAACATGCTTAATCATGCCATCTGGGGCGAAGTTATCGGGGAGAAAAAACCGGTTTCTTTTTATCGGCAGTTCAAAGCTATGCTCATCTCCGGCTACTTTTCTTCAGAAGAAGTAGGCAAAAATTTACTGACTTACGAACCCGTACCTGGGAGTCAGCAAGGCTGTATTCCTCTTTCAGAAGTAGGCAATGTTTATTCATTGTGA